attacactaaagatattaaaatttatataagtgaATAACATAACCGAAAATGTAaagaatgtattatatttaatgactgATATTAGTACCTTCTGCCAGACGTATACAGTGTAGTATCAATATTCGTTTATATAAATCCTGAAAATAGTCAACAGTCCTCCAGTACGTTTTAAACCGTCGTATACGCGTCttcatgtttaatttttaaatattattttttttcttttactattaccttaaacaatatgtttaaatgCGAACAGTGTCCGTCGGTTTTCATACGTAAAGATAATTTAGTGAGACATGAAAAAATTCACGATGGTGTTCGTTTCACGTGCACTATCTGCGCGTTATCGTTCAGTGTCATGTCAAATCTTAAGAGGCATGAGAAAAATACTCATggtatgtatacttatttatttttattattaatttatatctaatattacattatatctaATGTTTTTTCCAAGGCATCGTTCAGGCTCATCGTCAGCCTGCACCGGTTGTTGCTCAACCCACTCGACAGAGTGTCATACAGTTCGCGCCTCGCGTTGCCCCACAGGGCGACATACAGATTCCCCCTCAAATTTTCATCCCCGATATCCCAGCTGGTGGCTCGAACATGGTATCCGAGGACGAGATTTGCATGGCAGCTATGGaagaatttgaaaaagttCAAGACGATAATACaggttagttttatttttaatattatagatgggGTATAATTTCAAAGATtcgtataaatcataaattttatttatatgctgATGGGTTGCACCGGTTGTCAGACCGTTtggtagatttaattttaaacgatacataacatttttattctattataagaaaattagtTTCTCTTTAGATTTATTAggggttttttaattttatttttaagactcTTATACAACTACGAGCGTAAACGGTAATTAACGAtactagtattaaaaaaataataccagcTATACTCAGTCGTCTTAATACTATTGAAACGTATTATAAAGACAAGCCATAATGACTTCGGCCATCTTGGACATGCAATGTGTACTTGGCgtcaacaataaatatatgattaaagaaATGTCTATAGTAGACACGGCAACATGGGCGACCCAACACTggatttttaaacattcaaaatcGATGGAGGATAACAAAAGTCGTAAAACCAACAAGTGGCTGGAGCGTAATTATCATCAACTAGCTATAGAATTTGGTGATGTCGAGTACGAAGAAGTCGGCaatatattgaattcattaaaattcagATGTATTTACGTCAAAGGCGAACAGAAAAAACAAGTTCTTATGGAGTATATACCACACGTCGCACTCATCAACATTGAAGACTTGGGCTGCCCTCGTTTGGATCAAATATGTGATGACGAAACTTTAccttgttatatttttcatatggaatttaatcctaaacaatgtacattttataaagtttttgcTATAAGAAaatggtttataaataattcttaaaaatataacaataataatattttaacattgttttttattttacataggtaACCTAATATTTCCAATAAATGGTTAtagataacattaatatatataaaaattattcaagtgatatttacaattacaatacataacaaaaaaaaaccgtatttaattattttgacatgCATTCCCTTAGAAGTAATCTCATTAAATCTTTATCCGATTCCTCCCACTCACGCCCAGCATCGTCTACAGTAAACTCATGATCTGGCCAATCAACAATCTGCTCGTTATCAtccctataaaattataaatataagtaaaataatttgaaaaatatagaataatttaaaaacttactcTAAACTATAATGACCGTGAGccaatgtatgtattttatcgtCTAGCACCACTCTTTTGTCATCGTAGTTGTTGTAtgtcaatttatttgttttgattgtaatTAGCTGGTGTTTGAATGAGCGAATGGATACATTTTCTGTATATTTATCAAGACTTTCATCTCCGAACAAACACTTAACATGATCCTCCAACGTCATATGGTTTTTAACCACATGCTGTCTTACACCCTTCGCCTTGATCTGCTCTCTCACCACATCCTCTTCTCCTGTATATATGTTGTACGCGTATGATTTTGCACGTAGTGCACAAAACTCTGTCATTATATGTCCTTTTGCTTCATCAGAGAAAAACCCGGGCACCTTCTTCCTAGCTGTAGTGTAGCACGGATGGATAGGAGGCAAGTCCGACGTGTCTAATCTATCCATCAAGTTGGGATTCTCAATCAAGTCTTTGTAAAAATCTTCAGTTTTAATATGGTATACCAACGaatctgaaataataattaatatacatatatatattgagtttatacttcaaattagttataatatgtttaccaGTATCAGTATACATAAGTTTGATATTATCACCATAGTGCTTCTGCATTACGTTGTAGTGATAATCGTACATCTTCGTCTTGGAAATGTCAAGAACAGCAAAtcctatacaaaatatgttaataaatgtaaaatagaaaatttaaagtatacttACCAATATATATAGGCTTatcaaatttgattattttgttttctagtGCCACCGCGTTCAGGTTTTCGTTATAGTTGGTAGCATGTTTAAATGTCGtcttattaataagtttttgtaATCGTCTCTCACACGACACCAACTCCATCTTCATTTCCTTTCTTTTCGATTGCATAGTCTTCCCTGAAAAAGAAACTGTTggaaatatagttaaattggattaagtaaagtAACATACCAAATACcgcattattcattaatttgaaaaagtcTTTCTCAAAGTCGTTCTGTGCCTTCTTCCTCATCTCTGTGTTTAAGTTAATGTAATCCGCCAACCATGCAGACTGGCTAAATTCTAAAACTCTATGCACctataaattaagatataatgttaaaaatctgtttaaatcttgtaaaataaaaatatttactttttcaaCTATTAACCCATTTTCAATTGCCTGCTGTAGGTTCcggtaatgtataatataatttttcttctgCTGAAACGTTGACATCAATTTTTTCACCTTTGAGCCTGATGGTATACCGTTTTGTGGCAGTAAAGGTAGGTCATTATGTTTGTCATGTAAATGTTGTGGGTATGAGACATCAATTAGTAGTAGTATAGAAATAATGGTTTCGCTTGTATTTTTGAGGTAGGTCGAGTATAAAAGATAGAATGTTCCCCATAAGTGAGAATATACGTCTTAGAAAATCAGatgatatatttacatatctcGAAGAAGTGATGACTTGTAGTATGGTGTTAAATTTATCTGCAGGATCAAGTCCtacattcaaaaatttacGCTCGGTGAAGTCGAGAATGAAATTGCTACAGTCGATGAGCTCTGCAGGCGGTGTTGGTGGAACATATGTAAAACTTTTCTGATTGTAGTGTTTTGTTTTCATGTTAACGATTGAACCGGCCATGATTAAAAGTATACGAGAAATGAAGAACActgaataaaaacgttttaaacacGGAGCGCGAGAACGGTTGTGGTGCGAAGAGCTATAAGGCTGGAGAAACACTGAAGAGCTGTCGGCTGTCGGCTGTCGGTCAGGCTCTTgagtattgatatttatttgaacacaGATAAATGTCTCTTATTGTAAATACGtcagtgatatatatatatattaaaataattaatattaaaaaatataatgtttgataACACGTGATAACaaatgataactgataacatgtgataactgataacaAATCCCGGTCCgatgaataaaattttttaattattttcctcGCGCGACGGCAGTGTTGATGGCGGCGGCCAATTGATATGGAAGAGCGGGGTAGCGGGGTATATCGTATACGTCACCGATCGGGCGGCGGCTCGATGATGAGGTGATGAGGGAAGAGCGGGGTAGCGGGGTATATCGTATACGTCACGGATCGGGCGGCGGTTCAGTTAATGAGATGATGAGGATGAGGATGAGGATGAGGCTCCAGAATCCCCTTTtctatactactatattaaCGTAGTaactatactatagtatttagtaacactaaattatgtttttgtagtTTCACAGATAGTCCACTGCCAGATGGAAAcagattttgaattatatctgtatatttaTTCCCACCTTTTTTAATCTTCTTTCCGTCTGCTGTTAAGTGAGCCGatgtttgatttaatatagatttataagtttttaaatcgttGTTGGTGTATAATTTTGGAgatttcgaaaatattaaatttcctaGTCCTTGTGTTATCGGATAAGACAAGTCTTCAATAGTCAATGTATTATCGACAAgcttaatttctttttttcccAAATACATGTTACCGTTTGTTTGTGTTTTAGGCCCGTATGTTTTGTCTATATCATAAGATTTAAACCAGTCAGTGATTTCAAAATCTTGATAACCATCTGCATCCTGAGTAGGTGAGACTTGAGTAGGTGGAACTTGTAAaggcttataattttttagttcgtTCAATGGTTCGATAATCGGGCTTAATGTATCAGATACTAGTGAATGAATATCGGCTTTTCCGTGTTTTAATGCTgaatattttcgtttaatgTTTTCTTTGGCTTTAACCAGTTCTCCGAGTACTTCACCGTTAGCGTCCATGTTTGCGAATgatgaattttcataaaaaaaccatattatataatgacaaATGTATCGAATCCATAACGATATCGTCCGTTATCACGTTCACAGTCTTTGCTTATTACGATAAACTCGAATCTCCCCTTACGCAAACACGAAGtgcaaaaatctttaaattccGAATACAACATATCACCAGAGCAATGCTCATTGTAAACATGCTTTAAGTTGGTTTCatcttgtttaaataatacgataaaattAGCGTTATCGCGCAAAAGTTGTTTAGGTACTTTTGAATAACTTTGAGCCAGGTAGCATACATCTATTAAATTGTGACGTGCCCTGGAAAAATAAGTTCTAGCGATCTTTTGGTTTTCAGAAATAATATCGTCAAAAATAAAGACAGAGTTTGGTAAAGCTTCTTCGGGTGGCAaaactttttcattttcatagaACGTAAACAATCCAACATCAGTGCCCGATAAAATATCTCCAAGCATTTTGTATTTAGGCTGATCCAATGTTTTAGAGTATATGTAAACATTATGAAATCTTATTccgtttatatttgttaataaagtaAAGATTAAATTCGTTTTTCCACAGCCGGAAGGTCCTACGACGAGTGCACGTATCGTATTAGGTAGAAGTGCTCCGTGCCTATGATTTTGAAACGAAGTAGGTGGATCTACGTTTTCAActgttagttttattttttgcttgatgaatttcattataaatatctatgtacCTACAAGAATGCGATCAGTACATAATGTCACCCGCTCGAAGAAGCTACAAGAATAAAGGTGGTGGTCTCATCAACACACTTATAAACAAACTGCCGATCGAGCTTCACGTGCCTGGTAAGTCTAGAATAGCAAATccgatattatcataataataataataatatttctttgtaGGTTATCAATACTGTGGACCTGGTACAAAATTAGGAAAACGATTAGCTCGAGGTGATAAAGGTATAAACCTACTGGACTCTGCTTGTAGAGACCACGACATAGCATACGAGCGTAGTAACTCTATCACAGATCGTAACAAAGCTGACCATATATTAGAACAAAGAGCCTGGGACAGGTTCAAGTCAAAAGATTCtagtttaaaagaaaaagCTGTAGCTTGGGGCGTGACTACTGCCATAAAGGCAAAACGAAAAATCGGTGGAGGTTGTGGATACAAAGTGGCGATTAAAGCagtcaaaaatgttatcaagaAAAATATAGGTGAAAAAAACTTGTTGAAATTGagcaaaaaatgtttagctgTTGCacgaaaaacatttaaaactaagaAGACAAAAGTTCCACGAACAATAAATATTCCGAAAAAAGGCGGTGTGCTACCACTCATACCAATTTTCGCCGGGTTGTCAGCTCTGGGAGCTCTGACTGGTGGCGTAGCCAACGTTGTTAAAATGGCTAATGAATTCAATAGAAACACTCCATCGCATTTAGGCAAAGGACTATATCTCACTCCGTATAAAGGCAACTCATACAAAATCGGATCTGGTGTAGCACCACAAAAAAGTGGTGGGGGTGTAAAAGCGAAACAAtatagaaaatcaaaaaactaaTTGCCACGTTACCCAGTAGAGCGTTGTACGATTACGAACTTTTAAAATTCGCTCGTGATATACCTCATTTCATCGGTGTGTTTACCAGAGATAGGTTGCCAGTTCGTCCTAAGCACTTGGAATCTGGGATTATCAACTTGGATACGGCGAATAGTACAGGAACTCATTGGGTAGCGTATAAAAAAATCGGAAAAAAAGTAGAATATTACGACAGTTTTGGAAATTTACCACCACCGCTCGAggtgcaaaaatattttcacggatgcgctattaattataattataacagagaacaaaaatatgatactACAAACTGTGGACActtgtgtttaaaatttttatcatgtaCACGATAACGTTAAACGGAAACTCTAGTGAATTGTCATGCGATATTTTTCCACCTATAGAAGTAGATAATACAGCGCGGATTTGTCTTTTGAGTTTACAGACGAATAATTCAATTCCAAACATAGAACCTGGTTGTAACGCAATAGGTTTTCGTAATTTTATCGGTCAAAATGAAAACGTAATTATACCTACTGGTTCGTACGAGTTGGAGGATTTAGAATCtgtaataaacaaattcaTGCCCGACTATGTTacccattttaaattaaaagcaaaCAGTAATACATTAAAGTGTATGATATCCTGTAGCCATGAGATTGACTTTTCAGTCGAAAACAGCGTTGCTAAATTGTTGGGCTTTAGAAACGTCGTATACACTACTGGTGTTACTCACGAATCTGAAAATACAGTCAATTTAATGAAAGTAAACTGTATAAAAGTAGAGTGCAACTTGATTGTTGGTTCATTTTGTGACGGAGCGCTGAGTCAGACCATACATGAGCTTTACCCGACTGTGCCTGCAGGATATAAGATCGTTGAGGTACCTAGACACCCAGTGTTTTACAGACTCAACACGACTTCAATAAGTAAAGTAAATATCGTACTAAAAGAtcaaaatgattttctaataaatctaCGTGGAGAACCGATTACAATTCGTTTACAAATAACGCGGTGATATGGCgctcaaatttaatataaatactgataCCATCAAAAAACCCGTTAGTGTAGTACCGAAAGTGAAGAAGTCTACATCTAAACCGCCACTGAAAAAGTCTACGTccaaatcgaaaaaaaataaaactaagctcacgaaaaataatttaaattttcttcgtTCGTTACAATGATGGATGACTCATATTTAGATGTGACTGCTGGCTATGTCGATGATtgtaaaataacacaaaagcAATTTCATTCGTTTACACCGTATTCAAACACGGCTTTTTCATATAACGAtgaaattagaataaatatccAGAATATGGATTCTTATACTTTACCGTGTGAGAGTTTCATTTACATTGAAGGAAAGGTACAAAAACCTCCCGATGCTGCTGGAGACGtacgtttttcaaataatggATTGGCATTTTTATTCTCTGAGATGCGATATGAAATAAACGGAATAgagatacaaaaattaaaatcacccGGAGTGTCGTCTTGCTTAAAAGCGTTCTGCTCCTATACTCCAAATGAAATGAATACATTAGACAACTGTGCTTGGGACTCGACAATGGACGgtgaagataataaaaattttatgaccGACAATGTGTTTACCGGATGCATTCCTCTAAAACATTTATTCGGATTTTGtgaagattataaaaaaattttactcaATTGCAATCaacaactaattttaaatcgttCGTCTACTGATTTGGATGCAATACGTGTTGTGGGTGCCGGAGCCACCGAACACGttgagaataataaaaaaattacgattGAACTGACTAAGGTGGCGTGGAAGATGCCTATTATCAAAGTCActgataaagaaaaattaaaactgttgaAAGTATTGGATTCGCGCAAAACGTTATCATGTGCGTTCAGAACCTGGGATCTGTGTGAATATCCGGTACTCCCTCGAAATACTTCACATTCATGGACGATAAAGTCTAGCAGCTTGCTTGAAAAACctagatttattttgtttggatTACAAAccgatcgaaaaaaaaatttagaaaacgaCGCTGGACGGTTTGATCACTGTCAGTTAAAAAATCTTAAGGTACACTTAAATTCTGAAGTGTTTCCATATGAAGACTTTCGAGccgattttgtaaaaaatactacCAGTTTATTGTATAAAGCTTATACAGACTTTCAAAAATCATACTACGAGCGAGATTATTGTGAGccattattatcaaaacatgTTTTTCAAACCTATACTCCAATCGTCGTCGTCGATTTATCACATCAGAATGATAACGTTAAATCGTCGACCATAGACTTACGAATAGAATTTGAAACGGGTACAGCTATTCCGGACAAGACTGCAGcttattgtttaatactaCATGACCAGATTATAACTTACAATCCATTTAGTGGAGATGTTAGAAAATTGTAAaccttgtatatattttatatactttataattattattataacttgtttttaaaaatataaattgtaaaccttattgtaaaaacttaacctaataaataaaaaaaaaaaatggattttaaTATCAcgcttgtttttattattttacataaaattatttaaacaatatcattcaaaaaagtttgCGTTTTACATTCCGTTTTTTCATGGGCATGCCGCCTGTGAAGTCGAGAATTGATGGCGAGTGGTTAAAAGACGTTGGACCGTCGTTCTCATCAACTGCGAGGCTTGTTGGTGGGGATTTTATGCGGTTATTATACCATGGGGGGTATTGCGTAAAATTGTCCGAATCATTTCCTGTAGAATGATTGTCTATGATCGCCGGTGGTAGACTCTCAGGATCATCAATAggctatacaaataataatttgttaatatatatttattttaaaaattaaatgtgagTATTACCAATGACTTGGTTGGTGCCCGTGTCACCTGTGCTAAAAATTCTTCAATACCACGATCCTCGTCAGTtgcctataaaattaaaattattaatacttaaattatttcaatatatatatatatataagttataaattacttgtGCCTGCGAAGGGTCAAAATCATCATACATTGGAGACATACTCGAGTATCTTGGAGGTGAAATGAGTCTCACTTCGGATTCAgtgaataactataaaataataaaatatgtattgtatttttacgagtgaataagttttaaaaacttacctCTGGAGACATTTTTCCGCTCAATCGTTGCGCCCAATGTTCAGCTAATTGTGAAGAAGCATACATTTTGAGTTGACTGATGAAATTGACAtcattttttggaatttttgaaattacacTTTCGTCAcgtacatttttgataaatgtgaCCATTTCTTCAGGTGTTTTCGGTGGTGAATCAACTTTGGTGGATTCATCATCGATATAGTTCAAAAACATATCGAATTGTTTTAAGACAACTGGCCGTATGATGGTTGACTTTCGAACGACTGTTTCAAATATGCACCATTCTAAATATTGCAATTTCATTAAATCTGTACGATTTAGCAATACTCGACATCCGGCTTGTGTTTTTGATTCGATGACAAGCATATTTTCCCCTTTATACACCATACTAGATAGTGAAATAATTTCTGTTTCCAGAAATATATTTCGCTTGTATTTTTGAGGTAGGTCGAGTATAAAAGATAGAATGTTCCCCATAAGTGAGAATATACGTCTTAGAAAATCAGatgatatatttacatatctcGAAGAAGTGATGACTTGTACTATGGTGTTAAATTTATCTGCAGGATCAAGTCCtacattcaaaaatttacGCTCGGTGAAGTCGAGAATGAAATTGCTACAGTCGATGAGCTCTGCAGGCGGTGTTGGTGGAACATATGTAAAACTTTTCTGATTGTAGTGTTTTGTTTTCATGTTAACGATTGAACCGGCCATGATTAAAAGTATATGAGAAATGAAGAACGctgaataaaaacgttttaaacacGGAGCGCGAGAACGGTTGTGGTGCGAAGAGCTATAAGGCTGGAGAAACACTGAAGAGCTGTCGGCTGTCGGCTGTCGGTCAGGCTCTTgagtattgatatttatttgaacacaGATAAATGTCTCTTATTGTAAATACGtcagtgatatatatatatattaaaataattaatattaaaaaatataatgtttgataACACGTGATAACaaatgataactgataacatgtgataactgataacaAATCCCGGTCCgatgaataaaattttttaattattttcctcGCGCGACGGCAGTGTTGATGGCGGCGGCCAATTGATATGGAAGAGCGGGGTAGCGGGGTATATCGTATACGTCACCGATCGGGCGGCGGCTCGATGATGAGATGATGAGGGAAGAGCGGGGTAGCGGGGTATATCGTATACGTTACGGATCGGGCGGCGGTTCAGTTAA
This sequence is a window from Rhopalosiphum maidis isolate BTI-1 chromosome 1, ASM367621v3, whole genome shotgun sequence. Protein-coding genes within it:
- the LOC113552860 gene encoding zinc finger protein 668-like, with the translated sequence MFKCEQCPSVFIRKDNLVRHEKIHDGVRFTCTICALSFSVMSNLKRHEKNTHGIVQAHRQPAPVVAQPTRQSVIQFAPRVAPQGDIQIPPQIFIPDIPAGGSNMVSEDEICMAAMEEFEKVQDDNTG
- the LOC113549394 gene encoding uncharacterized protein LOC113549394, with the translated sequence MSTFQQKKNYIIHYRNLQQAIENGLIVEKVHRVLEFSQSAWLADYINLNTEMRKKAQNDFEKDFFKLMNNAVFGKTMQSKRKEMKMELVSCERRLQKLINKTTFKHATNYNENLNAVALENKIIKFDKPIYIGFAVLDISKTKMYDYHYNVMQKHYGDNIKLMYTDTDSLVYHIKTEDFYKDLIENPNLMDRLDTSDLPPIHPCYTTARKKVPGFFSDEAKGHIMTEFCALRAKSYAYNIYTGEEDVVREQIKAKGVRQHVVKNHMTLEDHVKCLFGDESLDKYTENVSIRSFKHQLITIKTNKLTYNNYDDKRVVLDDKIHTLAHGHYSLE
- the LOC113552935 gene encoding uncharacterized protein LOC113552935, translating into MDDSYLDVTAGYVDDCKITQKQFHSFTPYSNTAFSYNDEIRINIQNMDSYTLPCESFIYIEGKVQKPPDAAGDVRFSNNGLAFLFSEMRYEINGIEIQKLKSPGVSSCLKAFCSYTPNEMNTLDNCAWDSTMDGEDNKNFMTDNVFTGCIPLKHLFGFCEDYKKILLNCNQQLILNRSSTDLDAIRVVGAGATEHVENNKKITIELTKVAWKMPIIKVTDKEKLKLLKVLDSRKTLSCAFRTWDLCEYPVLPRNTSHSWTIKSSSLLEKPRFILFGLQTDRKKNLENDAGRFDHCQLKNLKVHLNSEVFPYEDFRADFVKNTTSLLYKAYTDFQKSYYERDYCEPLLSKHVFQTYTPIVVVDLSHQNDNVKSSTIDLRIEFETGTAIPDKTAAYCLILHDQIITYNPFSGDVRKL
- the LOC113549681 gene encoding uncharacterized protein LOC113549681, whose product is MAGSIVNMKTKHYNQKSFTYVPPTPPAELIDCSNFILDFTERKFLNVGLDPADKFNTIVQVITSSRYVNISSDFLRRIFSLMGNILSFILDLPQKYKRNIFLETEIISLSSMVYKGENMLVIESKTQAGCRVLLNRTDLMKLQYLEWCIFETVVRKSTIIRPVVLKQFDMFLNYIDDESTKVDSPPKTPEEMVTFIKNVRDESVISKIPKNDVNFISQLKMYASSQLAEHWAQRLSGKMSPELFTESEVRLISPPRYSSMSPMYDDFDPSQAQATDEDRGIEEFLAQVTRAPTKSLPIDDPESLPPAIIDNHSTGNDSDNFTQYPPWYNNRIKSPPTSLAVDENDGPTSFNHSPSILDFTGGMPMKKRNVKRKLF